In Hypomesus transpacificus isolate Combined female unplaced genomic scaffold, fHypTra1 scaffold_27, whole genome shotgun sequence, one genomic interval encodes:
- the LOC124463065 gene encoding uncharacterized protein LOC124463065, translated as MHLSLEGTITPQDRRAAEVEKASVDSPPPRRHPQEEQQRRWVRDGGRLGRRSSQMDHPAEGGIEDLDAPTSLCPLVVKGAGQNPMYVPWSFMDMIGLAGRLPTLTDGANKWITALEESTAGVTLALGDIKALLMHTAGKQITEEIFQGAQLPIVVSGNQVDGVGFGGHRNQVWAELRKHYPEKMDPSKLEGEMLKDDECPSKFLHVFQRRWRDETGSAWNTNNTTQRLFMLMVKKAMPLEVQKCLDGVVGLMKMDWPLFSEHIVHHVDNSRKDKREAEELNKQLVNKLAQLQLGELCKLNKDKAKTQAPVITTPPQAPENPTLQAPVMFQPPPKPPVATGPVQAAIVNPTALPPIHVHIGPPDGIYRSWKGKGGPMQRGGNSQGGGGQGPPPQQYGQAQSNPNQYGQAQSNPNQYRQGPPPQHYGQAQSNPNQYGQTQSNPNQNGQAQSYPNRTDNQQANVCWGCKQPGHIKRDCPSQSWGPAADWQ; from the coding sequence ATGCACTTAAGTCTGGAAGGGACCATAACTCCACAAGACAGAAGAGCTgcggaagtggagaaggcttCAGTCGACAGTCCACCGCCCAGACGACACCCACAGGAAGAGCAACAGCGGCGctgggtgagagatggaggaagactggggagaagATCCAGCCAAATGGACCACCCAGCCGAAGGGGGAATAGAAGACCTAGACGCACCAACCTCACtgtgccccctggtggtgaaaGGAGCTGGACAAAATCCCATGTACGTGCCATGGTCATTCATGGACATGATCGGCCTAGCAGGGAGACTACCCACACTCACGGATGGAGCAAATAAATGGATAACAGCACTGGAAGAGAGCACAGCAGGGGTGACTCTGGCTCTGGGAGATATAAAGGCTCTACTGATGCATACTGCCGGAAAACAAATAACAGAAGAAATCTTCCAGGGTGCACAACTGCCAATAGTGGTGTCCGGAAACCAAGTGGACGGTGTAGGGTTCGGAGGTCATCGCAACCAAGTATGGGCAGAGCTAAGGAAACACTACCCAGAGAAGATGGATCCCTCCAAGCTGGAGGGCGAAATGCTGAAAGACGACGAGTGTCCATCCAAgtttctgcatgttttccaacgcagatggagagatgagacagGGAGTGCCTGGAACACgaacaacaccacacagagactgttTATGCTAATGGTGAAGAAGGCAATGCCACTGGAAGTACAGAAGTGTCTGGACGGTGTGGTGGGTTTGATGAAAATGGACTGGCCACTGTTCTCAGAACACATTGTCCATCACGTTGATAATAGCAGGAAAGATAAGCGGGAGGCGGAAGAACTAAACAAGCAACTTGTCAACAAGCTAGCGCAACTGCAGCTGGGAGAACTGTGTAAGCTGAACAAAGACAAAGCCAAGACACAAGCCCCGGTTATAACAACACCACCCCAGGCTCCCGAGAACCCGACACTCCAGGCCCCAGTGATGTTCCAGCCACCACCCAAGCCACCTGTTGCAACAGGACCAGTACAGGCAGCAATAGTTAACCCTACAGCTCTGCCACCAATCCATGTGCACATTGGACCCCCAGATGGCATCTATCGATCCTGGAAGGGAAAAGGTGGACCTATGCAGCGAGGTGGGAActcccaggggggaggaggacaaggcCCACCCCCACAGCAGTATGGACAAGCTCAGTCTAACCCCAACCAGTATGGACAAGCACAGTCCAACCCCAATCAGTATAGACAAGGCCCACCCCCACAGCATTACGGACAAGCACAGTCCAACCCCAATCAGTATGGACAAACACAGTCCAACCCCAATCAGAACGGACAAGCGCAGTCCTACCCCAATCGCACTGACAATCAACAAGCTAATGTGTGCTGGGGATGTAAACAACCAGGACATATCAAAAGAGACTGTCCATCACAGTCTTGGGGACCAGCAGCGGACTGGCAATAG